In Sphingobacterium sp. lm-10, one DNA window encodes the following:
- a CDS encoding DUF4302 domain-containing protein — MKRLLYILGAIIFLSSCDRSNEVELVIGEPSERISDTLARVQSTLIGAPNGWVAYTTTERNGGYGFYFNFQEDNKLQMVADLTNASATEIKESTYRVRQIMAATLVFDTYTYLTMLQDPDPGSFGGTAGQGMGSDVEYEYQRMTSDSMFFTGRRFKKELVLVKATSAQQQSYMGGEYLSAINKFREFFANTPNPYIPLDGLRYALTSNHNNKAISITALNNGDVLQSVEKFYYTLQGAAPTHTLVSGDLRVKNLFFQGNDLYATLYTGENIKVESSSTPILPLHLTMGIGYVGIRSPWLTYFQGTSPKGLDILKRYHDGIVTYATGYVLNYGYLDISWNVNNRRITIAGYSSNDGGVNNFWATNVVYDYELDNETGVYTLTFRSGPSGGYTARVLDQLMTFLNSSRIRLDYYVSGGDLYGQIIGVDDTDVVMTFQLR, encoded by the coding sequence ATGAAGAGATTATTATATATACTTGGAGCGATCATTTTCCTTTCCAGTTGTGATCGGTCAAACGAAGTCGAGTTAGTCATTGGAGAACCATCTGAACGAATAAGTGACACGTTGGCACGTGTACAATCTACTTTAATTGGCGCTCCGAATGGTTGGGTCGCCTACACGACAACGGAACGTAACGGTGGTTACGGATTTTACTTCAATTTTCAAGAAGACAATAAGCTACAGATGGTAGCGGATTTGACCAATGCTTCGGCGACAGAAATAAAAGAGTCTACTTATCGTGTGCGACAGATTATGGCTGCTACATTGGTATTCGACACCTACACCTACCTCACGATGTTACAGGATCCTGATCCAGGAAGCTTTGGTGGTACTGCAGGGCAGGGAATGGGAAGTGACGTGGAATACGAATACCAGCGCATGACCAGTGATAGTATGTTTTTTACGGGTAGAAGGTTCAAAAAAGAGCTTGTATTGGTGAAGGCCACTAGCGCGCAGCAGCAGAGCTATATGGGCGGAGAGTATTTGAGTGCAATCAATAAATTTCGCGAGTTTTTTGCTAATACACCAAATCCATATATCCCACTCGATGGATTGCGCTATGCATTGACCTCCAATCACAATAACAAGGCGATAAGTATCACCGCTTTGAATAATGGCGATGTGCTGCAGTCTGTGGAGAAATTTTATTATACGCTACAAGGAGCTGCACCAACACATACACTAGTGAGCGGCGATTTGCGCGTGAAGAATTTGTTTTTCCAAGGGAATGATTTGTACGCTACGCTGTATACTGGCGAGAATATCAAGGTAGAAAGTTCTAGCACGCCAATCCTTCCGCTACACTTAACCATGGGAATTGGTTATGTTGGAATTAGAAGCCCATGGCTGACATACTTTCAGGGAACGTCTCCTAAGGGATTGGATATTCTTAAAAGATATCACGACGGTATAGTTACCTATGCTACAGGTTATGTGCTGAATTATGGCTATCTCGATATATCTTGGAATGTGAATAATCGTCGGATTACAATTGCTGGATATTCCAGTAATGATGGCGGAGTCAATAATTTTTGGGCAACTAATGTAGTGTATGATTATGAATTGGATAATGAGACAGGTGTCTATACGCTAACATTCCGTTCGGGTCCATCTGGAGGTTATACAGCTCGCGTTCTAGATCAACTTATGACTTTCTTAAATAGTAGTCGTATACGTTTAGATTATTACGTTTCAGGCGGAGATTTGTATGGGCAAATAATTGGTGTTGATGATACGGATGTTGTTATGACATTTCAGTTGCGCTAA